In a single window of the Arthrobacter zhangbolii genome:
- a CDS encoding ABC transporter permease: MSTQNPGTAAPSLGYWNGVRSVFFLEIKQRVRSRSWYVLLTVWFFVIGLVAVLTALNAGAGEGGPVLFELMVGFVLFFGLLVAPAFSANAVNGDRAAGTLAILQVTLLRPGQILAGKWLASWTASLGFLVASIPFLLWALALGGVRPLSALVAVLMLAVELGMVCAIGVGVSVLASRPLFSIVVTYMLVALLGLGTLIGFGLSVTLTEGTGSSNSPRYNYELYSGDQDLGEYTCEGPLTPISVVHTERVAWMLSANPFVIVADAMPAESADAERNGSTGVMEGISSLVRYAQAGPAYSVPCFNGEEQQAGAPDVLPIWPLGLTVQAALAALLLALGRRRLVTPVRRLSVGTRIA, from the coding sequence ATGAGCACGCAGAATCCCGGCACGGCCGCACCGTCCCTCGGCTATTGGAACGGGGTCCGGTCAGTCTTTTTCCTCGAGATCAAGCAGCGGGTGCGCTCACGGAGCTGGTATGTGCTGCTGACCGTCTGGTTCTTCGTGATCGGCCTGGTGGCCGTACTGACCGCACTGAACGCCGGGGCGGGGGAGGGCGGGCCGGTCCTCTTTGAACTGATGGTCGGTTTTGTCCTGTTCTTCGGTCTGCTGGTGGCGCCCGCGTTTTCCGCCAATGCCGTCAACGGGGACCGGGCTGCAGGAACCCTGGCCATCCTGCAGGTGACCCTGTTGCGGCCCGGGCAGATCCTTGCGGGGAAGTGGCTGGCGTCCTGGACGGCGTCGCTGGGGTTCCTGGTTGCCAGCATTCCCTTCCTGCTCTGGGCCCTGGCCCTGGGCGGGGTGCGCCCGCTCTCCGCCCTGGTGGCGGTGCTGATGCTGGCGGTGGAACTGGGGATGGTCTGCGCCATTGGGGTGGGTGTCTCCGTCCTGGCTTCCCGCCCGCTGTTCTCCATTGTGGTGACGTACATGCTCGTGGCACTGCTGGGTCTGGGCACACTGATCGGCTTCGGGCTCAGCGTCACGCTGACGGAGGGCACGGGCTCATCCAACAGTCCCCGGTATAACTACGAGCTGTATTCGGGAGACCAGGACTTGGGCGAATACACCTGCGAGGGCCCGCTAACGCCAATATCCGTGGTCCACACCGAACGGGTTGCCTGGATGCTGTCCGCGAACCCGTTTGTCATTGTTGCCGATGCGATGCCCGCAGAATCAGCCGATGCTGAGCGGAACGGCTCCACCGGCGTCATGGAGGGCATCAGTTCCCTGGTCCGTTACGCGCAGGCGGGCCCCGCCTACTCCGTTCCCTGCTTCAACGGTGAGGAACAGCAAGCCGGTGCGCCCGACGTCCTGCCCATCTGGCCGCTGGGCCTGACGGTTCAGGCGGCCCTGGCAGCGCTGCTCCTGGCCCTCGGACGACGGCGGCTGGTCACGCCGGTACGCCGGCTGTCAGTGGGAACGCGGATCGCCTAG
- a CDS encoding DNA polymerase III subunit gamma and tau: MSTALYRRYRPESFADVIGQEHVTEPLMAALQKNRVNHAYLFSGPRGCGKTTSARILARCLNCAQGPTPVPCGECDSCVELARDGSGSLDVIEIDAASHGGVDDARDLRERATFAPVRDRYKIFIIDEAHMVTSAGFNALLKIVEEPPEHIKFIFATTEPDKVIGTIRSRTHHYPFRLVPPEPLLAYLEKLCAQENVSVAPGVLSLVIRAGGGSVRDTLSVLDQLMAGAGPEGLDYELAVSLLGYTPVSLLDDVVDAVAAADSATVFRAVDRVIQTGQDPRRFVEDLLERFRDLIIVNAMPDSAAAVLRGMPEDQINRMQSQAAQMGGSELSRAADITNTALTEMTGATSPRLHLELLCARILLPAADQTERGTAARVDRLERRLSYAGDPTEAMGRAAAAASPVNTVPAAAPTASQAASPAPAVDEAPSAPRGTDVAATPAPGSESRASANRSDDSSAVSSGSQSSGSQSSGSSLDWGGTWSTPVESPAASASPTAASQAAPAQPESPRSGADPNSASPQGPGQQGPGQQSQGQRAPGQHSPAQQAPGQQTPPATAPHQPAAQQGQFPAQAQAARQPASAAGGGGGQIEMIRRAWPEIMDALTSIRRATWLNVSKNSSPRAFDGKVLELAFTNPGAATNFNRPDHLENLRKAIHQVLALDCQINPIHDSSASAGESGPKADSRRAPASAPAAQAPAAATAPVAPAAPAPMAPSAPTAPPAGGTSAADSAVRGASASAPAFQNNPGQARPDQARSDQSAPAGPAWDNPATRPAAQGATARTDVTAPVAATPDSATPASTAGPNDTARKASPAAGDTSGAAWPIAAAGTTTAGTPAGAPANGAPPQAGPANGATANAASAALRRRSGGAPAGSGPAGSGSGRSGGRPSRGTGTDGPPDAPWPDEPSDPFNDAPESNAWETAEAPTDVYSGGHLSDSEWATTNWAGTGSTTRPGAAPAQNAPAASGPASVPGGTPQGTPDARGTAAQGTGAQGTAAHGSAGQGAGGQGAGGLGAAGQRSAVPGSPASAAGARGSVAAPSAPAAPTAPAGNNPNQPLSRYQKLLNEAAQRGGGAPVRGSRPVESSYVEDVPSADDITLEDSGLVGRKAIERILGGRLIEERSLDGR; encoded by the coding sequence GTGAGTACAGCCCTTTACCGCCGCTACCGTCCCGAAAGCTTCGCGGATGTGATTGGCCAGGAGCATGTAACGGAGCCGCTGATGGCGGCCCTGCAAAAGAACCGCGTCAATCATGCGTATCTCTTCTCCGGACCCCGCGGCTGCGGTAAAACCACCTCCGCACGCATCCTGGCGCGCTGCCTGAACTGCGCCCAGGGCCCCACCCCCGTCCCTTGCGGCGAATGCGACAGCTGTGTCGAACTTGCCAGGGACGGATCCGGCAGCCTGGATGTCATTGAGATTGACGCGGCAAGCCACGGCGGCGTCGACGACGCCCGTGACCTGCGGGAGCGGGCCACCTTTGCACCCGTCCGGGACCGCTACAAGATCTTCATCATTGACGAGGCCCACATGGTCACGTCCGCCGGATTCAATGCGCTCCTGAAGATCGTTGAAGAACCGCCGGAACACATCAAGTTCATCTTTGCCACCACGGAACCGGACAAGGTCATCGGGACCATCCGCTCCCGTACGCACCATTACCCCTTCCGGCTGGTTCCGCCGGAGCCCCTGCTGGCCTACCTGGAAAAGCTCTGCGCACAGGAGAACGTCAGCGTGGCTCCCGGCGTTCTCTCCCTGGTTATCCGCGCCGGAGGCGGGTCCGTCCGTGACACCCTTTCCGTGCTGGACCAGCTCATGGCGGGAGCCGGCCCCGAAGGCCTGGACTACGAGCTCGCCGTGTCACTGCTGGGCTACACACCTGTATCGCTGCTCGACGACGTGGTGGACGCCGTCGCAGCCGCGGATTCGGCCACCGTTTTCCGTGCCGTGGACCGGGTTATCCAGACCGGCCAGGACCCCCGCCGGTTCGTGGAGGACCTGCTTGAACGCTTCCGCGACCTGATCATTGTCAACGCCATGCCGGACAGCGCCGCCGCTGTACTCCGCGGCATGCCGGAAGACCAGATCAACCGGATGCAGAGCCAAGCTGCACAAATGGGTGGCAGCGAGCTCTCCCGTGCTGCCGACATCACCAATACCGCACTCACGGAAATGACCGGTGCGACTTCTCCGCGCCTGCATCTAGAACTGCTTTGCGCCCGCATCCTGCTGCCGGCGGCTGACCAGACCGAGCGCGGCACCGCTGCCCGGGTGGACCGCCTTGAACGGCGGCTCAGCTACGCCGGTGATCCCACCGAAGCCATGGGCCGCGCCGCAGCCGCAGCTTCACCGGTAAACACAGTCCCCGCGGCGGCGCCCACGGCGTCCCAGGCCGCTTCCCCTGCTCCGGCTGTGGACGAGGCGCCCTCAGCCCCGCGGGGAACTGATGTTGCAGCCACTCCGGCCCCCGGCAGCGAATCGCGGGCATCGGCAAACCGGAGCGACGACAGCTCTGCGGTGTCCTCCGGAAGCCAGTCCTCCGGAAGCCAGTCCTCCGGCAGCTCCCTGGACTGGGGCGGCACCTGGTCCACTCCGGTGGAATCCCCGGCCGCATCTGCTTCCCCGACTGCAGCGTCCCAGGCTGCACCCGCCCAGCCGGAATCACCTCGCTCCGGCGCCGATCCCAACAGCGCCTCACCGCAGGGCCCGGGGCAGCAGGGCCCGGGACAGCAGAGCCAGGGGCAGCGGGCTCCTGGACAGCACAGCCCGGCGCAGCAGGCTCCCGGACAACAGACGCCGCCAGCAACAGCTCCGCACCAGCCGGCAGCACAGCAGGGCCAGTTTCCCGCGCAGGCACAGGCTGCACGCCAGCCGGCATCTGCTGCCGGTGGCGGCGGCGGTCAGATTGAGATGATCCGCCGCGCCTGGCCGGAAATCATGGATGCCCTGACCAGCATCCGCCGCGCCACCTGGCTGAACGTCAGCAAGAACTCCAGCCCTCGGGCTTTCGACGGGAAAGTCCTCGAACTGGCGTTTACCAACCCCGGCGCTGCAACCAACTTCAACCGCCCAGACCATTTGGAGAACCTGCGTAAGGCCATCCACCAGGTCCTGGCGCTGGACTGCCAGATCAATCCGATCCATGACAGCTCGGCGTCAGCGGGTGAGTCGGGCCCAAAAGCCGATAGCCGGCGCGCGCCGGCATCCGCACCGGCAGCACAAGCCCCGGCTGCTGCCACCGCGCCAGTAGCCCCGGCTGCACCGGCTCCGATGGCTCCCTCGGCTCCCACGGCTCCCCCGGCCGGTGGAACCTCGGCAGCTGATTCAGCAGTGCGCGGAGCTTCCGCATCCGCACCTGCTTTCCAGAACAATCCGGGCCAGGCTCGGCCGGACCAGGCTCGTTCGGACCAGAGCGCGCCGGCAGGGCCGGCGTGGGATAACCCCGCGACTCGGCCTGCGGCACAGGGCGCAACAGCGCGGACAGACGTTACAGCACCCGTTGCTGCTACCCCGGATTCCGCCACCCCGGCCAGTACAGCCGGGCCGAATGACACGGCGCGGAAAGCTTCTCCTGCGGCAGGCGATACCAGCGGCGCCGCATGGCCGATAGCCGCTGCGGGCACCACTACGGCGGGCACCCCTGCTGGAGCACCGGCGAACGGCGCACCGCCGCAAGCAGGTCCCGCGAACGGCGCGACTGCGAATGCGGCGTCCGCAGCACTTCGCCGCCGCTCTGGCGGTGCCCCCGCCGGTTCCGGCCCGGCAGGGTCCGGCTCCGGCCGCAGCGGCGGACGCCCCTCCCGCGGCACCGGCACCGACGGGCCGCCCGACGCGCCATGGCCGGACGAGCCCTCCGATCCGTTTAACGACGCGCCTGAAAGCAACGCCTGGGAAACCGCGGAAGCGCCGACTGACGTGTACTCCGGCGGCCACCTGTCGGACTCCGAGTGGGCCACCACCAACTGGGCCGGCACCGGGTCCACCACCCGGCCGGGCGCGGCACCGGCACAGAACGCACCGGCAGCGTCCGGTCCTGCTTCCGTACCCGGCGGCACGCCGCAGGGGACCCCGGATGCCCGGGGCACAGCGGCTCAGGGCACAGGGGCTCAGGGCACAGCGGCTCACGGCTCCGCAGGTCAGGGTGCGGGAGGACAGGGTGCGGGAGGACTGGGTGCGGCAGGTCAGCGATCCGCGGTTCCCGGTTCACCGGCATCAGCGGCAGGAGCCAGAGGGTCCGTGGCAGCGCCGTCTGCCCCTGCAGCACCTACCGCACCGGCGGGCAACAACCCGAACCAGCCGCTCAGCCGCTACCAGAAGCTGCTTAATGAAGCAGCCCAGCGCGGTGGCGGCGCCCCCGTGCGTGGAAGCCGGCCAGTAGAATCGTCCTACGTTGAAGACGTTCCCAGTGCTGATGACATCACGCTGGAGGATTCCGGACTGGTAGGCCGCAAGGCCATTGAGCGGATCCTGGGCGGACGGCTCATCGAGGAACGCAGCCTCGACGGCCGCTGA
- a CDS encoding ABC transporter ATP-binding protein, whose amino-acid sequence MGKRAETGTGIVAEGIQRSFGNVQALRNMDFTAPAGEVTALIGPNGSGKTTLLLILASLLAPDSGSVRINGFDPLTHPAEVRSAVGWMPDTLGTWEALTSAEILATVGTFYGLTRTHAAARAAELLETVHLEDFADQPARVLSRGQQQRLSLARALIHDPSVLLLDEPASGLDPGSRVDLRVLLRRLAAEGKTVLVSSHVLSELDEMADRAVFVARGETVKAQSLSDAGAQARWYTIRALNTGSLLRQIDEQRIEYRQPGDRHGPQVQVRLAGEDAAADLLRTLVLADVAVTAFAPAGGALEETYMSLDTDRR is encoded by the coding sequence ATGGGGAAGAGAGCCGAGACAGGTACCGGCATAGTTGCCGAGGGCATCCAGCGCAGTTTCGGCAATGTGCAGGCGCTCCGGAACATGGACTTCACTGCGCCTGCGGGCGAAGTGACCGCCCTGATCGGCCCCAACGGCTCCGGCAAAACCACCCTGCTCCTCATCCTGGCGTCCCTGCTGGCCCCGGACAGCGGATCGGTGCGGATCAACGGGTTTGATCCGCTGACCCATCCCGCGGAGGTCCGTTCAGCGGTGGGCTGGATGCCGGACACACTGGGCACGTGGGAGGCGCTGACCTCCGCGGAAATCCTGGCCACCGTGGGCACCTTCTACGGGCTCACCCGCACCCATGCCGCGGCCCGTGCTGCCGAACTGCTGGAAACCGTCCACCTTGAAGACTTTGCCGACCAGCCGGCCCGAGTGCTCTCCCGCGGCCAGCAGCAGCGGCTGAGCCTGGCCCGGGCCCTGATCCACGATCCGTCAGTGCTGTTGCTGGATGAACCGGCGTCGGGCCTGGACCCGGGGTCGCGGGTGGACCTTCGGGTGCTGCTGCGCCGGCTGGCCGCAGAGGGCAAAACGGTGCTGGTCTCCTCGCACGTCCTGTCCGAGCTGGATGAAATGGCCGACCGTGCCGTGTTTGTTGCCCGCGGCGAGACCGTGAAGGCCCAGTCACTGTCCGACGCCGGCGCCCAGGCGCGCTGGTACACCATCCGTGCCCTGAACACGGGGTCCCTGCTGCGCCAAATCGATGAGCAGCGCATCGAGTACCGCCAACCCGGGGACCGGCACGGACCGCAGGTGCAGGTCCGGCTGGCCGGTGAGGACGCCGCGGCGGACCTGCTGCGCACCCTGGTACTGGCCGACGTCGCGGTCACGGCCTTCGCGCCGGCCGGCGGGGCACTGGAGGAAACCTACATGAGTCTGGACACCGATCGCCGATGA
- the recR gene encoding recombination mediator RecR produces the protein MYEGAVQELIDELGRLPGVGPKSAQRIAFHILESDPDDMKKLATAIVTVKDRVKFCSVCGNVTEQETCSICRDPRRDPTMICVVEESKDVIAVERTRSFRGRYHVLGGAINPIAGIGPDQLRIRELLSRLSDEQISEIIIATDPNLEGEATATYLMRMLKTLGITVTRLASGLPVGGDLEYADEITLGRAFEGRRNMS, from the coding sequence GTGTACGAAGGTGCGGTTCAGGAACTTATCGACGAACTAGGCCGGCTTCCCGGCGTAGGACCGAAGTCTGCCCAGCGCATCGCGTTCCACATCCTGGAGTCCGATCCCGACGACATGAAGAAGCTGGCCACCGCCATTGTCACCGTGAAGGACCGGGTGAAGTTCTGCAGCGTCTGCGGGAACGTGACGGAGCAGGAAACCTGCAGCATCTGCCGCGACCCGCGCCGGGATCCGACCATGATCTGCGTGGTGGAGGAATCCAAGGATGTCATCGCGGTGGAACGTACCCGCTCCTTCCGCGGCCGGTACCACGTGCTGGGTGGCGCCATTAATCCGATTGCGGGCATCGGCCCGGACCAGCTGCGCATCCGTGAACTGCTGAGCCGGCTCTCGGATGAACAGATCTCGGAAATCATCATCGCCACCGACCCGAACCTCGAAGGCGAAGCCACCGCCACCTATCTGATGCGCATGCTGAAAACCCTGGGCATCACGGTCACCCGCCTCGCCTCCGGGCTGCCGGTGGGCGGCGACCTGGAATACGCCGACGAAATCACCCTTGGCCGCGCCTTCGAAGGCCGCCGGAACATGTCCTAG
- a CDS encoding MarR family winged helix-turn-helix transcriptional regulator — MAINTAPSAEDDLLLERQLCFALSVASRSVVGAYKPVLERLGLTHPQYLLMLALWEESPRRVRDLSETLLMEPATLSPMLKRLEAAGLVSRDRAPGDDRALAVKLTDAGQALRAAALEVPGTMMDRLGLDRTEVEELNRSMHRLISAAQAAPASAP; from the coding sequence ATGGCAATCAATACAGCTCCTTCCGCAGAAGATGACCTGCTGCTCGAGCGCCAGCTTTGCTTCGCGCTCTCGGTCGCCTCCCGCTCCGTGGTGGGTGCCTACAAGCCGGTACTGGAGCGTCTTGGGCTGACCCACCCCCAGTACCTGCTGATGCTCGCACTCTGGGAAGAGAGCCCGCGCCGGGTCCGCGACCTGAGCGAGACCCTCCTGATGGAACCGGCCACCCTCTCCCCCATGCTCAAACGCCTGGAGGCCGCCGGCCTGGTGAGCCGGGACCGCGCGCCGGGCGATGACCGGGCACTCGCCGTCAAGCTCACGGACGCCGGCCAGGCCCTGCGTGCTGCGGCACTGGAGGTTCCCGGAACCATGATGGATCGCCTGGGCCTGGACCGCACCGAGGTCGAAGAGCTCAACCGCAGCATGCACCGGCTGATTTCCGCCGCGCAGGCCGCTCCGGCATCCGCCCCGTAG
- a CDS encoding aspartate kinase, with protein MSLIVQKFGGSSVADAEGIKRVAKRVVDTHAAGNEVVVVVSAMGDSTDELLDLAGQITSLSNAREMDMLLSAGERISMALLAMAINELGGSAQSFTGSQAGMITDAIHGKARIIDVSPHRIKTAIEKGDIAIVAGFQGVSQESHDITTLGRGGSDTTAVALAAALEADVCEIYTDVDGVYTADPRVAPSAQKIATISSEEMLEMAASGAKILHLRCVEYARRFGVPLHVRSSFSQHEGTWVLPSPDDKIKIQEGEPLEQPIISGVAHDRSEAKVTVVGVPDIPGKAAEIFGIVAGANSNIDMIVQNVSTKGSGRTDISFTLPIIDGKEAIDALNAAKEQVGFDAIQYNEQIGKLSLIGAGMRSNPGVSHRFFEALHNAGVNIDMISTSEIRISVVTSAKLLDTAVRAVHAAFGLDGDDEATVYGGTGR; from the coding sequence ATGAGCCTGATAGTGCAGAAATTCGGCGGGTCCTCCGTGGCGGACGCCGAAGGCATCAAGCGCGTCGCCAAGCGCGTGGTGGACACGCACGCTGCCGGAAACGAAGTTGTGGTGGTGGTTTCCGCCATGGGTGACAGCACGGACGAGCTGCTGGACCTGGCCGGACAGATCACTTCGCTGAGCAACGCGCGGGAAATGGACATGCTGCTCAGCGCCGGCGAGCGTATTTCCATGGCGCTGCTGGCCATGGCCATCAACGAGTTGGGCGGCTCCGCGCAGTCCTTCACCGGCAGCCAGGCCGGCATGATCACCGACGCCATCCACGGCAAGGCCCGGATCATCGATGTCTCCCCGCACCGGATCAAAACGGCCATTGAAAAGGGTGACATTGCCATCGTGGCCGGCTTCCAGGGCGTCAGCCAGGAGAGCCACGACATCACCACCCTGGGCCGGGGCGGCTCGGACACCACCGCCGTCGCCCTGGCCGCTGCCCTGGAGGCGGACGTCTGCGAGATCTACACGGACGTCGACGGCGTATACACGGCTGATCCGCGCGTGGCCCCGAGCGCACAGAAGATTGCCACCATTTCCAGCGAGGAAATGCTCGAGATGGCGGCCTCCGGCGCGAAGATCCTGCACCTGCGCTGCGTGGAATACGCCCGCCGCTTCGGCGTGCCCCTGCACGTCCGTTCGTCCTTCAGCCAGCATGAGGGAACCTGGGTACTGCCCAGCCCCGATGACAAGATCAAGATTCAAGAGGGAGAACCCTTGGAACAGCCCATCATCTCCGGCGTCGCCCATGACCGTTCCGAAGCCAAGGTCACCGTGGTGGGTGTTCCCGACATCCCCGGCAAGGCCGCGGAGATTTTCGGCATTGTGGCCGGGGCCAACTCCAACATCGACATGATTGTGCAGAACGTGTCCACCAAGGGGTCCGGCCGCACGGATATTTCCTTCACGCTGCCGATCATTGACGGCAAGGAGGCGATTGACGCGCTCAACGCCGCCAAGGAACAGGTCGGCTTTGACGCCATCCAGTACAACGAGCAGATTGGCAAGCTGTCGCTGATCGGTGCCGGCATGCGTTCAAATCCCGGCGTCTCGCACCGCTTCTTCGAGGCGCTGCATAATGCCGGGGTGAACATCGACATGATCTCCACCTCCGAGATCCGCATCTCCGTGGTGACCAGCGCCAAGCTGCTGGACACGGCAGTGCGTGCGGTGCACGCGGCGTTCGGGCTCGACGGCGACGACGAGGCTACTGTCTACGGCGGCACCGGGCGCTAA
- a CDS encoding TMEM175 family protein, with protein MAEANMNRHFARRVNSGPDLERTMFFSDAVFAIAMTLLAVDIKVPQVPPDQLGAAVAEQLPEFGAYALSFVVTAAYWLSHHRLFRLLKGFTGRLQQLNLLLLLFVALLGYATDMLAFYGDQVLGVVIYAAALGLIGTVNSALWWYCSREHMFLDDVDPRLPAYAQVRAPVTPAVFLASIPVAFLWGPQAATLSWLAILLINAVLRYLGSKQAAPG; from the coding sequence GTGGCCGAAGCGAACATGAACAGGCACTTTGCCCGGCGGGTCAATTCCGGGCCAGATCTGGAGCGCACCATGTTCTTCAGTGATGCCGTGTTCGCCATCGCCATGACGCTGCTGGCCGTGGACATCAAGGTTCCCCAGGTTCCACCGGATCAACTGGGGGCCGCCGTCGCCGAGCAGTTGCCGGAGTTCGGCGCGTATGCCCTGTCCTTTGTGGTCACTGCCGCCTACTGGCTCAGCCACCACCGCCTCTTTCGCCTGCTCAAGGGCTTCACCGGCCGGCTGCAGCAGCTGAACCTGCTGCTCCTGCTGTTTGTTGCCCTGCTGGGGTACGCCACGGACATGCTGGCCTTCTACGGAGACCAGGTGCTCGGCGTCGTGATTTATGCGGCGGCGCTGGGGCTGATCGGCACCGTCAACAGTGCGCTCTGGTGGTATTGCAGCCGCGAGCACATGTTCCTGGATGACGTTGACCCCCGCCTTCCGGCCTACGCGCAGGTCCGCGCCCCGGTGACGCCCGCCGTGTTCCTGGCCTCCATCCCGGTGGCTTTCCTCTGGGGTCCACAGGCGGCGACCCTGTCCTGGCTGGCAATTCTTCTGATCAATGCCGTGCTCCGTTACCTGGGCAGCAAACAGGCCGCGCCGGGCTGA
- a CDS encoding ABC transporter permease has product MWSFAKESIRHHRGGFAGVFVAVFLCAALITAMGVLIESGLRGGTDAQRLQAADVVVGAPQSLPVVEDMDAPFSERVLLPEDVAAAIADVPGVGQAVGTVSIPLADDGGRSLSAAAWDSAALAPYELTAGEAPRAATDVVVDGSFGAAPGERLMLSHGGVPSEYTVSGIASAQDAGSTPAVFLSAAGADALWPHPGSVATVGVIADSSVDPEQLAADIENRVDGVVTYTGDRRGDVENLGGSAARSMLLLLSGSLAGVAVMTAVFVTAGTLSLSILGRRREFAMLRAVGASSGQTLGMIIREVLLVSGAAAVLGAAQGFGLAYLLGAQFTAGGIIPEDFALAYSPLPALAAVVLSVAAAVGASLVSARGTVRMAPTTALREAVTEKSQLGRGRRLGGVSLVAAGLVAALLPAALPGTAGLAVAASSVLLLIIGAGMLGPWIVAGVLRLVKPLLGRSPSASLALAEANASAFPRRLASGIIPLALAIALGSVQLFMPTTVESEADRQSRDGMVADYMVSAPASGISAELAADVAGLPAVDTATPVAHSAVLADLRFLGTEDGMEAYGIQGVDPQDLGATLDLDVIEGSLDRLAEPETVALSVNLARESGVGLGEEFAFHYGDGTETSAVVVATYQRGLGFGDVTVANDTLLQHTTAGLNDYLLVNAADGAAGSDLADQLAGLGLTAADRDAAGAAGAAERQAESWVNIIAMLVLLGYVGLSVVNSLVMATARRRPELMLLRSLGASDRQLRRMTGAESLLLVVAAVVLGTALAIPPLMGIAVNVSGIPLPTIQPWVYLGLAGAAAVIGFGSVSVATRAALREEKQR; this is encoded by the coding sequence ATGTGGTCTTTTGCCAAAGAATCCATCCGGCACCACCGCGGCGGATTCGCCGGCGTGTTTGTGGCCGTGTTCCTGTGCGCGGCGCTGATCACCGCCATGGGTGTTCTCATTGAATCCGGGCTGCGCGGCGGTACCGACGCGCAGCGCCTGCAGGCCGCGGACGTGGTGGTGGGCGCCCCGCAGTCCCTGCCCGTGGTCGAGGACATGGACGCCCCGTTCTCCGAGCGGGTGCTCCTGCCGGAAGACGTGGCCGCCGCGATCGCCGACGTCCCCGGGGTCGGGCAAGCGGTGGGTACCGTCAGTATTCCCCTGGCCGACGACGGCGGCCGCAGCCTCTCCGCCGCAGCCTGGGACTCCGCGGCCCTGGCGCCCTATGAACTGACCGCCGGCGAGGCACCCCGTGCCGCCACCGATGTGGTGGTGGACGGCTCCTTCGGTGCGGCTCCCGGGGAGCGGCTGATGCTCTCGCACGGCGGCGTGCCGTCCGAGTACACCGTGTCCGGTATTGCGTCGGCGCAGGACGCCGGCTCAACCCCCGCAGTATTCCTCAGCGCGGCCGGGGCGGACGCCCTGTGGCCGCATCCCGGGTCGGTTGCCACCGTGGGGGTGATTGCCGATTCCTCCGTGGATCCGGAGCAGCTGGCGGCCGACATCGAAAACCGGGTGGACGGCGTCGTCACCTATACCGGTGACCGCCGCGGGGACGTGGAGAACCTGGGCGGATCCGCCGCCCGTTCCATGCTGCTGTTGCTCAGCGGGTCTCTGGCCGGGGTGGCCGTGATGACAGCCGTGTTTGTCACCGCCGGCACCCTGTCCCTGTCCATCCTGGGCCGCCGCCGCGAGTTCGCGATGCTGCGCGCCGTGGGCGCCAGCAGCGGACAGACCCTGGGCATGATCATCCGCGAAGTCCTGCTGGTGTCCGGTGCGGCGGCGGTGCTGGGGGCAGCACAGGGCTTCGGGCTGGCGTATCTGCTGGGTGCGCAGTTCACTGCCGGCGGCATCATTCCGGAAGATTTCGCCTTGGCCTACAGTCCCCTCCCGGCGCTGGCCGCCGTGGTGCTCAGTGTGGCTGCCGCCGTGGGCGCGTCGCTGGTTTCAGCCCGCGGCACGGTGCGCATGGCTCCCACCACGGCCCTGCGTGAAGCCGTGACGGAGAAGTCGCAGCTGGGCCGGGGCCGCCGGCTGGGCGGTGTGTCGCTGGTGGCGGCGGGGCTGGTGGCCGCTCTGCTTCCCGCGGCGCTGCCCGGCACCGCCGGACTGGCGGTGGCCGCGTCCAGCGTGCTGTTGCTGATCATCGGCGCGGGCATGCTGGGGCCGTGGATTGTCGCCGGTGTACTGCGGCTGGTGAAGCCGCTGCTGGGCCGAAGCCCCTCGGCGTCGCTGGCTCTGGCGGAAGCCAATGCCTCGGCGTTCCCCCGCCGGCTGGCCTCCGGAATCATTCCGCTGGCCCTGGCCATCGCGCTGGGCTCGGTGCAGCTGTTTATGCCCACCACGGTGGAGTCGGAAGCGGACCGCCAGTCCCGGGACGGCATGGTGGCGGACTACATGGTCAGCGCACCGGCGTCCGGCATCTCCGCCGAGCTGGCAGCAGACGTTGCCGGCCTGCCGGCAGTAGACACCGCCACCCCGGTGGCCCACTCAGCGGTGCTGGCCGACCTGCGGTTCCTCGGTACCGAGGACGGGATGGAGGCGTACGGCATCCAGGGCGTGGACCCGCAGGATCTGGGCGCCACCCTGGACCTGGATGTCATCGAAGGATCCCTGGACCGGCTGGCCGAGCCCGAAACCGTGGCATTGAGCGTGAACCTGGCGCGGGAATCCGGCGTCGGCCTGGGTGAAGAGTTCGCCTTCCATTACGGAGACGGGACCGAAACGTCCGCCGTCGTTGTGGCCACCTATCAGCGGGGACTGGGGTTCGGCGACGTCACCGTTGCCAATGACACCCTGCTGCAGCACACCACCGCCGGGCTGAATGACTACCTGCTGGTGAACGCCGCTGACGGAGCAGCAGGCAGTGACCTGGCTGATCAGCTGGCAGGGCTCGGCCTGACCGCCGCGGACCGGGATGCCGCCGGTGCTGCCGGGGCCGCGGAACGGCAGGCGGAATCCTGGGTGAACATCATCGCGATGCTGGTGCTGCTGGGTTATGTGGGCCTGTCCGTGGTGAATTCACTGGTGATGGCCACCGCACGGCGCCGGCCGGAACTGATGCTGCTGCGCTCCCTCGGAGCATCGGACCGGCAGCTGCGCCGGATGACCGGTGCGGAATCGCTGCTGCTGGTGGTGGCCGCCGTCGTTCTCGGCACCGCCCTGGCCATCCCGCCACTGATGGGCATCGCAGTGAACGTCTCAGGGATACCGCTGCCCACCATCCAGCCGTGGGTGTATCTGGGCCTGGCCGGTGCCGCGGCGGTGATCGGGTTCGGCTCGGTCTCCGTGGCTACCCGGGCTGCCCTGCGGGAGGAGAAACAGCGCTGA